One segment of Aquimarina sp. BL5 DNA contains the following:
- a CDS encoding MATE family efflux transporter: MMLQQYTKEFNYNLRLAAPVMLGMLGHTFVGLIDNIMVGQLGTAELAAVSLGNSFMFIAMSLGIGFSTAITPLVAEADGEDNFNKGKSAFKHGLFLCTTLGVILFLGVLVAKPLMYLMKQPVEVVELAIPYLDLVAVSLIPLIVFQAFKQFSDGLSMTRYPMYATLVANIVNVVLNYLLIFGKFGFPEMGIVGAAVGTLVSRLVMVLFLWIFLKYKEKSKAYVTQIKFFVLQSSMLKKIVTLGFPSALQMFFEVAIFTSAIWISGILGKNPQAANQIALNLSAMTFMVAMGLSVAAMVRVGNQKGLLQYKELRRIAFSIFLLTFFIEIVFALCFVIFNNLLPEIYLDVKDVENFADNTEVIGIAAKLLIIAALFQISDGIQVVVLGALRGLQDVKIPTVITFFAYWVIGFPISYYLGLYTEYKSSGIWIGLLAGLTASAILLYVRFNYLSKDLVLKKGNAKSL; encoded by the coding sequence ATAATGTTACAACAATACACAAAAGAATTTAATTATAATCTAAGATTGGCAGCACCGGTTATGCTGGGAATGTTAGGACATACTTTTGTGGGATTAATTGATAACATTATGGTTGGGCAGTTGGGTACCGCAGAATTAGCTGCAGTATCTTTAGGAAATAGCTTTATGTTTATTGCCATGTCATTAGGAATTGGATTTTCTACAGCAATTACACCTCTTGTAGCAGAGGCAGACGGAGAGGATAATTTTAATAAGGGTAAATCCGCATTTAAACATGGATTGTTTCTATGTACTACATTAGGAGTAATTTTGTTCCTTGGAGTATTAGTCGCAAAACCACTAATGTATTTAATGAAACAACCGGTTGAGGTTGTAGAATTGGCAATTCCTTACCTGGATTTAGTTGCTGTCTCCCTAATTCCTTTAATAGTTTTTCAGGCTTTTAAACAGTTTTCGGATGGATTATCTATGACAAGGTATCCAATGTACGCAACTCTGGTTGCTAATATTGTAAATGTAGTTTTAAATTATTTATTGATTTTCGGAAAATTCGGTTTTCCTGAGATGGGTATTGTTGGTGCTGCAGTCGGTACATTAGTGTCTAGGTTAGTTATGGTATTATTTTTATGGATTTTTCTTAAATACAAAGAAAAGTCAAAAGCGTACGTTACCCAGATTAAATTCTTCGTTCTTCAGAGTAGTATGCTAAAAAAAATAGTAACATTAGGTTTCCCTTCTGCATTACAGATGTTTTTTGAAGTTGCAATTTTTACTTCGGCTATTTGGATTTCAGGAATTTTAGGTAAAAATCCACAAGCAGCTAATCAAATAGCGTTAAATCTATCGGCAATGACCTTTATGGTTGCTATGGGATTGAGTGTGGCGGCGATGGTTCGTGTAGGGAATCAAAAAGGACTGTTGCAATATAAAGAATTAAGAAGAATTGCATTTTCAATTTTTTTACTAACGTTTTTTATCGAAATTGTATTTGCATTATGTTTTGTTATTTTTAATAATCTATTGCCTGAGATTTATTTGGATGTTAAAGATGTAGAGAATTTTGCGGATAATACAGAGGTAATCGGTATTGCAGCTAAACTTTTAATAATTGCTGCGTTGTTTCAGATATCTGATGGTATACAAGTGGTTGTTCTTGGAGCACTTAGAGGTTTACAGGATGTAAAAATCCCTACTGTAATCACTTTTTTTGCATATTGGGTTATAGGTTTTCCGATTAGTTATTATCTAGGTTTGTATACAGAATATAAGAGTTCAGGTATCTGGATTGGGTTATTAGCAGGATTAACAGCATCAGCGATATTACTTTACGTTAGATTTAATTATTTGAGTAAAGATTTGGTGCTAAAAAAAGGTAATGCAAAATCATTGTGA